Within Massilia litorea, the genomic segment AGCAGCCGCGCGCGAGGGCGTCGGCGATGGCCTGCTGCTCGCTGTACTTGCGCGGATTGCGCACGTATTCGTAGGACAGCCAGTAGGTCGCCACCACCACCATGTTGGTCGCCATCGCGCCGATCTGCTGGTCGCTTGCTTCGAGCGATTGTTCGCTGCGCAGGTCTTCGCACAGCTGGCGCGCGACCTTGATCTTGTGGGCGAGGATGGCCTTGAAGTGCAGTTCGAGCTTGCGGTTGCGCGACAGCAGGTCGTTCAGGTCGCGGTAGAAGAAGCGGTAGCGCCAGATCAGCTCGAACATCAGGTGCAGGTAGAGCCAGACGTCTTCCATGTTCGAGCGCCGTCCCGCCGGCACCGTCAGGATGCGCTCGATCTCGGCCTCGAACTGCACGAAGATCGAGTTGACGATGTCGTCCTTGTTGCGGAAATGGTAGTACAGGTTGCCCGGCGAGATATTCATCTCCTCGGCAATGACGGTCGTCGTGATGTTCGGCTCGCCGAACTCGTTGAACAGCCTGAGCGAGAGCTCGAGGATGCGTTCACGGGTACGGCGTGGAGCTTTTTGTAG encodes:
- a CDS encoding TetR/AcrR family transcriptional regulator, producing MLQKAPRRTRERILELSLRLFNEFGEPNITTTVIAEEMNISPGNLYYHFRNKDDIVNSIFVQFEAEIERILTVPAGRRSNMEDVWLYLHLMFELIWRYRFFYRDLNDLLSRNRKLELHFKAILAHKIKVARQLCEDLRSEQSLEASDQQIGAMATNMVVVATYWLSYEYVRNPRKYSEQQAIADALARGCYQVLSMLGPYLRGDTSLLFEKLSEEYLKKLPDEGREPV